A genomic region of Flavobacteriales bacterium contains the following coding sequences:
- the panB gene encoding 3-methyl-2-oxobutanoate hydroxymethyltransferase — translation MKRTNTEGVTTSLKKVTTNTLQQMKLNKEKISMLTAYDYSMAKILDAAGIDVILVGDSASNVVAGHDTTLPITLEHMIYHASSVINAVERALVVVDIPFGSYQGNSKMALSSAIRIMKETGAHAIKMEGGKEIIDSVNRIISAGIPVMGHLGLTPQSIYKFGTYEVRAKDAAEAKRLTSDALLLEKSGCFGVVLEKIPANLAGTVSKKLKIPTIGIGAGVDVDGQVLVLHDMLGITTEFSPRFLRRYLNLFEEIKNAVEDYISDVKSKDFPNKKEQY, via the coding sequence ATGAAAAGAACCAATACCGAAGGTGTAACAACTAGCCTAAAGAAAGTAACGACCAACACGTTACAACAGATGAAATTGAACAAAGAAAAAATTTCCATGTTAACTGCATATGATTATTCTATGGCCAAAATATTAGATGCGGCAGGAATAGATGTAATTCTAGTCGGAGACTCTGCATCTAATGTTGTAGCAGGGCATGATACAACTTTACCTATTACACTAGAGCATATGATCTACCATGCTTCTTCTGTAATAAATGCAGTAGAAAGGGCCTTAGTTGTGGTCGATATTCCTTTCGGTTCATATCAAGGAAATTCAAAAATGGCATTAAGCTCCGCAATCAGAATCATGAAGGAAACTGGAGCACATGCTATTAAAATGGAAGGTGGTAAAGAGATAATCGATTCCGTTAATCGAATTATTTCGGCAGGAATTCCTGTGATGGGTCATCTTGGACTAACTCCACAGTCTATATACAAATTTGGAACGTACGAAGTAAGAGCAAAGGATGCGGCAGAAGCAAAACGACTAACAAGTGATGCCTTATTACTGGAAAAATCGGGCTGCTTTGGAGTTGTATTAGAAAAAATTCCTGCGAATTTAGCAGGTACCGTTTCCAAAAAATTAAAAATCCCTACAATAGGTATAGGCGCGGGTGTTGATGTTGACGGACAGGTTTTAGTTCTCCACGATATGCTCGGTATTACAACCGAATTCTCACCGCGTTTCTTAAGAAGGTATCTCAACTTATTTGAGGAAATTAAAAACGCAGTAGAAGATTACATTTCCGATGTTAAATCCAAAGACTTCCCTAATAAGAAAGAACAGTACTAA